Proteins from a genomic interval of Quercus robur chromosome 9, dhQueRobu3.1, whole genome shotgun sequence:
- the LOC126698289 gene encoding scarecrow-like protein 8 — protein MASGFTGGGAPDFFTGRSTNQAPQPSYRSNLPGHFLDPSTQIARHQQQLQQHPQQPHTIIGKRNLSDYQAHQFQNHQAGLNGFFYRNVKPRPFQHTSPISTLSPIDFSAASTTTTSPLERFGLPILQQFRPQPISIGNRIVTTNTNTNTTQALPGVPCVSTSSSHVSEQKIMNDRLQELEKQLLDDDDDDVNDEENDAVSVITNANSEWTETIQNLMSPTSQKPPISLSPTSSSSSTSSSSVASPSSACSKQCIIDAATNISEGKSQVASEILTRLDRFSNPKGNSEERLMSCWVSALKSRVNSVENPPPVGELFNKENVESTQLLYDMSPCFKLGFMAANLAIVEATLDEPDTKSDINNRGNKIHVIDFDIGQGGGQYVYLLHALAARQNGKPFIVKITTVAADNSSQERLTKVGNALTQEAKKVGVCFTFKTVAILKLGELTRESLGCEPDESLVVNFAFKLYRMADESVSTDNPRDELLRRVKGLGPRVVILVEQEMNTNTAPFMARVTETCSYYGALFDSFEATMSRDNSERVKIEVGLSRKLANSVACEGRDRVERCEVFGKWRARMGMAGFELKPLSQNMSEKLKAENRVNPGFMVTNQNGGVCIGWMGRTLTVASAWR, from the coding sequence ATGGCATCGGGGTTCACGGGTGGTGGGGCCCCAGACTTCTTCACCGGCCGATCCACGAACCAAGCTCCACAACCCTCTTACCGATCCAACCTCCCGGGGCATTTTCTCGACCCATCGACCCAGATCGCTCGCCATCAACAACAACTACAACAGCACCCACAACAGCCTCATACAATAATCGGAAAAAGAAATCTCTCCGACTACCAAGCCCACCAGTTTCAGAACCACCAAGCTGGGCTCAATGGCTTTTTCTACCGCAACGTTAAGCCTCGCCCTTTTCAACACACCTCTCCAATATCGACGCTCTCACCCATAGACTTTTCCGCCGCATCAACAACTACCACTTCGCCTCTAGAAAGGTTTGGCCTTCCAATCTTACAGCAATTTCGTCCTCAGCCAATTTCCATCGGAAACAGAATTGTCACTacaaacaccaacaccaacaccacccAGGCCTTGCCTGGCGTTCCGTGTGTCAGTACGTCGTCGTCCCATGTTTCGGAGCAGAAGATTATGAATGATCGGCTTCAGGAGCTGGAGAAGCAGTTATtagacgacgacgacgacgatgTGAACGACGAAGAAAACGACGCCGTTTCGGTGATCACCAACGCTAACAGCGAGTGGACCGAGACGATTCAGAACCTGATGAGTCCGACGAGTCAGAAGCCACCAATCTCGCTCTCGCCAACTTCGTCTTCTTCCTCCACGTCTTCATCGTCGGTCGCTTCGCCGAGTTCGGCTTGCTCGAAACAGTGCATAATCGATGCTGCGACGAACATTTCGGAGGGCAAAAGCCAGGTCGCGTCGGAGATCCTCACGCGCCTGGATCGGTTCTCGAATCCCAAAGGGAATTCGGAGGAGAGGCTGATGAGTTGCTGGGTGTCCGCTTTGAAATCCCGAGTTAACTCGGTCGAAAACCCACCTCCCGTGGGTGAGCTTTTCAATAAAGAAAACGTCGAGTCGACTCAGTTGCTGTACGATATGTCGCCGTGTTTCAAGCTTGGGTTCATGGCTGCCAACCTCGCAATTGTCGAAGCTACATTAGATGAGCCCGATACTAAATCGGACATTAACAACCGCGGTAACAAAATTCATGTAATTGACTTTGATATTGGCCAAGGTGGTGGTCAGTATGTTTATCTTCTCCACGCGCTCGCGGCGCGTCAGAACGGGAAGCCCTTCATTGTAAAGATCACAACTGTAGCAGCAGATAATAGCTCCCAAGAGAGGCTAACGAAGGTTGGGAACGCACTGACTCAAGAAGCGAAGAAAGTTGGGGTTTGTTTCACATTTAAAACAGTAGCGATTCTCAAACTCGGCGAGCTGACTCGCGAGTCGCTGGGTTGCGAACCGGACGAGTCGCTGGTGGTGAATTTCGCTTTCAAGTTGTACAGAATGGCCGACGAGAGCGTTTCGACGGACAATCCTCGCGACGAGTTGCTGAGGCGCGTGAAGGGGCTGGGGCCGCGCGTGGTGATTTTGGTAGAACAGGAGATGAACACAAATACGGCGCCGTTTATGGCGCGGGTGACGGAGACTTGCTCGTATTACGGTGCCCTGTTTGACTCGTTCGAAGCAACGATGAGCAGGGATAACTCGGAGCGAGTTAAGATCGAGGTGGGACTGAGTCGGAAGTTAGCGAACTCGGTTGCTTGTGAAGGGAGGGATCGTGTGGAAAGATGCGAGGTTTTTGGGAAGTGGCGGGCCCGGATGGGAATGGCTGGGTTCGAGTTGAAACCACTGAGTCAAAACATGTCCGAAAAATTAAAAGCTGAGAACCGAGTCAACCCGGGTTTCATGGTTACAAATCAAAACGGTGGCGTTTGCATTGGTTGGATGGGCCGGACCCTCACAGTCGCATCTGCTTGGCGTTAA